The proteins below are encoded in one region of Limnohabitans sp. 63ED37-2:
- a CDS encoding amidohydrolase family protein — protein sequence MNLLQSKNGVDTHYHVFNAGVAIEGARYVPQYSASLSTWLQQAQSVGVGRGVCVQPSFLGTDNRWMVDSLRSNPDVLRGIAVVSPDESVETLKVLNEAGVRGIRLNLAGISHDIPQWSQAHQLWQTLQEMGWHLEVHTDQGKLPQVLQQLPSELPLVIDHMAKPLQAQSNDATLLALKARARVSPIHVKLSGAYRLGDVDSARLARLLLQELGPHSLLWGSDWPCTNHEQFANFETLMAQAHQWIPSEFFEQIMTENPMGLYWNSF from the coding sequence ATGAATTTATTGCAGTCAAAAAACGGGGTCGATACCCATTACCACGTGTTCAATGCGGGTGTGGCCATCGAAGGCGCTCGCTATGTGCCGCAGTACAGTGCTTCCTTGTCGACATGGCTGCAGCAAGCACAAAGTGTGGGCGTCGGCCGTGGGGTTTGTGTGCAACCGAGTTTTTTGGGAACCGACAACCGCTGGATGGTGGATTCGCTCAGGTCCAACCCCGATGTCTTGCGCGGCATCGCGGTGGTGAGTCCCGATGAAAGTGTGGAAACGCTCAAAGTTCTGAACGAAGCCGGAGTGCGTGGCATCCGTTTGAATTTGGCGGGCATTTCACACGACATTCCACAGTGGTCACAAGCCCACCAACTGTGGCAGACCCTCCAAGAGATGGGCTGGCACCTGGAAGTGCACACGGATCAGGGCAAATTGCCTCAAGTGCTGCAGCAATTGCCGTCTGAATTGCCCCTGGTGATTGACCACATGGCCAAGCCCTTGCAGGCCCAATCGAATGACGCAACCCTGCTGGCTTTGAAGGCCAGAGCCAGGGTTTCACCCATTCATGTCAAGTTGAGCGGCGCTTACCGATTGGGCGACGTGGATTCAGCCCGTTTGGCAAGACTCTTGTTGCAGGAGTTGGGGCCCCATTCCCTGCTGTGGGGCAGTGACTGGCCATGCACCAACCATGAACAATTTGCAAACTTCGAAACGCTGATGGCTCAAGCCCATCAATGGATACCGTCAGAATTTTTTGAGCAGATCATGACGGAAAACCCCATGGGGCTGTACTGGAACAGCTTCTGA
- a CDS encoding GntR family transcriptional regulator, with translation MSTLLTDHTPGQSRYGKLAQALRDRILQGEWAPGEVIPAESTLAQNYGVALGTIRQALSLLVEDGVLQRRHGKGTFVTKGVDGASMMRFFRFRGLDDGASITPHSHILSSRLRAASVREAQVFSMTQGAQVLQLERLRSLDTEPCLLETIVLPLPLFGALADSDSHGWDDLLYPMYQERCGVVIQKTQDTLSFSQLNATQAKRLKLAVSHPCVLVERQAFDIAGRCVELRTTRGDAYSFKYTAQVQ, from the coding sequence ATGTCCACACTTTTGACCGATCACACCCCTGGCCAAAGCCGCTACGGCAAATTGGCGCAGGCTTTGCGTGATCGCATTTTGCAAGGTGAATGGGCACCGGGTGAGGTGATTCCTGCGGAATCGACGCTGGCTCAAAACTATGGCGTGGCACTGGGCACGATCCGGCAAGCTTTGTCCTTGTTGGTTGAAGACGGCGTCTTGCAACGTCGACACGGCAAAGGCACCTTTGTGACCAAGGGTGTGGATGGCGCTTCGATGATGCGTTTTTTCAGGTTTCGTGGTCTGGACGATGGCGCCAGCATCACACCCCATTCGCACATTCTGAGCAGTCGCTTGCGAGCTGCCAGCGTTCGCGAAGCACAGGTTTTCAGCATGACGCAAGGCGCTCAGGTCCTGCAACTGGAGCGGCTGCGCAGTCTCGATACGGAGCCCTGCCTGCTCGAAACCATCGTTTTGCCATTGCCCCTTTTCGGCGCTTTGGCCGATTCAGACAGCCACGGATGGGACGACTTGTTGTATCCCATGTACCAAGAGCGTTGTGGTGTCGTTATTCAAAAAACACAAGACACGCTGAGCTTTTCTCAGCTCAATGCCACCCAAGCCAAGCGTTTGAAACTGGCGGTTTCACACCCTTGTGTTCTGGTCGAGCGTCAAGCCTTCGACATCGCTGGCCGTTGTGTGGAGCTTCGCACCACACGAGGCGATGCATATTCCTTCAAGTACACGGCACAAGTTCAATAA
- a CDS encoding tripartite tricarboxylate transporter substrate binding protein, whose amino-acid sequence MAQAAYPSKPITLVVTYPPGGGADAMARLIGPKMGEALGQTIVIENKPGAGGQIGAAAVAKAAPDGYTLMLDASSFSVNPSLYPKLPYDSAKAFQPVGVVALFPNVVLVNANFPAKNVPELIAAAGKTKDAVSYASSGNGSAQHLAGALFESAAKVDMVHVPYKGGGPALNDVIGGQVPLFFGNLASTLQHVQSGKLRALAVTSGKRSSILPDVPTLSESGLRGTEIYEWNAVFAPANTPEPVMKKLADAFQQALDSPEVKARIAQLGGDIQKGSPEQAKRFIEQQTSLWSRVIKERKITIE is encoded by the coding sequence ATGGCCCAAGCGGCCTATCCCAGCAAGCCCATCACGCTGGTGGTCACTTATCCACCGGGCGGTGGAGCGGATGCCATGGCCCGGCTGATTGGGCCCAAAATGGGCGAAGCACTGGGCCAAACCATCGTGATCGAGAACAAACCGGGAGCGGGCGGACAAATTGGTGCGGCAGCGGTGGCCAAAGCGGCCCCTGATGGTTACACCTTGATGTTGGATGCTTCGTCCTTTTCTGTGAATCCGTCCCTGTATCCCAAACTGCCTTATGACAGCGCCAAGGCCTTTCAACCCGTGGGTGTGGTCGCTTTGTTCCCCAACGTGGTCTTGGTCAACGCCAATTTCCCGGCTAAAAATGTGCCCGAGCTCATCGCCGCTGCGGGCAAAACCAAGGATGCTGTTTCTTACGCCTCATCGGGCAACGGATCGGCGCAGCACTTGGCGGGCGCCTTGTTTGAGTCTGCGGCCAAAGTGGACATGGTGCACGTGCCCTACAAAGGGGGCGGTCCTGCTCTCAACGACGTGATTGGCGGGCAAGTGCCACTGTTCTTCGGAAACTTGGCCTCAACCTTGCAACACGTTCAATCAGGCAAGCTCAGGGCTTTGGCCGTGACGTCTGGCAAACGTTCGTCTATCTTGCCCGATGTGCCCACCTTGAGCGAATCGGGTTTGAGAGGCACCGAGATTTACGAGTGGAATGCGGTTTTTGCACCTGCCAACACGCCCGAGCCTGTGATGAAAAAACTGGCCGATGCCTTTCAGCAAGCGCTGGATTCACCTGAGGTCAAAGCACGCATCGCGCAACTCGGTGGTGACATTCAAAAAGGCTCACCAGAGCAAGCCAAGCGGTTCATTGAGCAGCAAACCAGTTTGTGGAGTCGCGTGATCAAAGAACGCAAAATCACCATCGAATAA
- the maiA gene encoding maleylacetoacetate isomerase, translated as MKLYSFFRSGTSHRLRIALNLKGVATDYVAVDLRVDEQQGDAFKSVNPQQMVPALDTGKQVLIQSPAIIEWLEEKHPTPALLPAGAEDRARVRALAAMVGCDIHPLNNRRVLQTLRKQFGANEDAINAWCANWISSGFDAYEALISADTQRGRFSFGDSPTLADVYLIPQVESARRFNVDLTQWPHIMAVEKACMALEAFQKAAPGQQPDAG; from the coding sequence ATGAAGCTCTACAGTTTTTTCAGAAGCGGCACCTCGCACCGCCTGCGCATTGCGCTCAACCTCAAAGGTGTGGCCACCGACTACGTGGCGGTGGACCTGCGGGTCGATGAACAACAAGGCGATGCCTTCAAGTCGGTCAACCCTCAGCAAATGGTGCCCGCGCTCGACACCGGTAAACAGGTGCTGATCCAATCGCCGGCCATCATCGAATGGTTGGAAGAAAAACACCCCACACCCGCCCTGCTGCCTGCAGGCGCGGAGGATCGCGCACGCGTGCGTGCACTGGCGGCCATGGTGGGTTGTGACATCCACCCCCTCAACAACCGCCGCGTGTTGCAAACGCTGCGCAAACAATTCGGTGCCAACGAAGACGCCATCAACGCCTGGTGCGCCAACTGGATCAGCTCAGGCTTTGACGCCTACGAAGCCCTGATCTCGGCTGACACGCAGCGCGGCCGCTTCAGCTTTGGCGACAGCCCTACCCTAGCCGATGTGTACCTGATTCCCCAGGTTGAAAGCGCCCGCCGTTTCAACGTGGACCTGACGCAATGGCCACACATCATGGCGGTTGAAAAAGCCTGCATGGCGCTGGAAGCCTTTCAAAAAGCTGCGCCTGGACAGCAGCCTGATGCTGGCTGA
- a CDS encoding fumarylacetoacetate hydrolase family protein: MTTYIFSPPEVPSLPIRGRAERFPVNRIFCVGRNYHAHAIEMGRPVDKTVEQAFYFTKSPQTLVESGVNHVAVVAYPPRTNNYHFEMELVLAIGKAGFRVSEAQAHELVYGYAAGLDMTRRDLQLVARDKGRPWDTGKDIEQGSVCSEIVPMPGVVIENGAIALEVNGQTKQSSNVDKLIWNIREIIVDLSTYYHLQPGDLIYTGTPEGVGAVVSGDKITGRVEGVAEITLTIGAAE; this comes from the coding sequence ATGACCACTTACATCTTCTCGCCTCCCGAAGTCCCCTCCTTGCCCATCCGTGGCCGGGCCGAGCGCTTCCCCGTCAACCGCATCTTTTGTGTGGGCCGCAATTACCATGCACATGCCATCGAAATGGGGCGTCCTGTTGATAAGACCGTAGAGCAAGCGTTTTACTTCACCAAGTCGCCCCAGACCTTGGTGGAAAGCGGCGTGAACCATGTTGCCGTGGTGGCCTACCCACCCCGCACCAACAATTACCACTTCGAAATGGAGCTGGTGTTGGCCATTGGCAAAGCTGGTTTTCGGGTGAGCGAAGCCCAGGCGCACGAGTTGGTTTATGGCTACGCCGCAGGCCTGGACATGACCCGCCGCGACCTGCAATTGGTGGCGCGTGACAAGGGCCGCCCTTGGGACACGGGCAAAGACATCGAGCAAGGCTCGGTCTGCTCCGAGATCGTGCCCATGCCCGGCGTGGTGATCGAAAACGGCGCGATTGCTTTGGAGGTGAACGGCCAAACCAAGCAGTCGTCCAACGTGGACAAGCTGATCTGGAACATCCGCGAAATCATCGTCGACCTGTCCACCTACTACCACCTTCAGCCCGGCGACTTGATTTACACCGGCACGCCCGAAGGCGTGGGCGCGGTGGTGAGTGGTGACAAAATCACGGGGCGGGTTGAAGGCGTGGCCGAGATAACGCTCACGATTGGCGCCGCTGAATAA
- a CDS encoding cupin domain-containing protein, translating to MNDLGRIEDLPADYVQDLRKVNLVPLWPSLRGVLPPKVPTRQTQPTCWAYQDIKPLLLKAGELTPIEKAERRVLVLANPGHGLDKMQASAAMYLGMQLLMPGEWAPSHRHTPNAVRMVVEGEGAWTTVDGEKCPMSRGDLILTPTGLWHEHGHDGTEPVIWLDVLDLPLVYYMEASYHINGDRQTVVPGQGDKQYARGGVVPSHVFERSKKAYPMLRYAWKDAKAALESLASDDANLEQVQVTYTNPETGGDAENILGFYALMLRPSQRLRLPARSPAQVFHVIEGAVQAQIVASTFTLLEADTCCAPGYEAVTLTNLLADKPAFVFIADESPLHRKLGVYENRG from the coding sequence ATGAACGACCTCGGACGCATCGAAGACTTGCCCGCAGACTACGTGCAAGACCTGCGCAAGGTGAACCTGGTGCCCTTATGGCCCAGCCTGCGCGGCGTGTTGCCCCCCAAAGTGCCCACGCGCCAAACCCAGCCCACGTGCTGGGCTTACCAAGACATCAAGCCGCTCTTGCTCAAAGCGGGCGAGTTGACCCCAATTGAAAAAGCCGAACGCCGCGTGCTGGTGCTGGCCAACCCGGGGCATGGCCTCGACAAAATGCAGGCTTCTGCAGCCATGTATTTGGGCATGCAATTGCTCATGCCCGGCGAATGGGCCCCCAGCCACCGCCACACGCCCAACGCGGTGCGCATGGTGGTGGAAGGCGAAGGCGCTTGGACCACGGTGGACGGCGAAAAATGCCCCATGAGTCGGGGCGACTTGATCCTGACGCCCACGGGCCTGTGGCACGAACACGGCCACGACGGCACCGAGCCGGTGATCTGGCTCGACGTGCTGGACCTGCCCTTGGTCTATTACATGGAAGCCAGTTACCACATCAACGGCGACCGCCAGACCGTGGTGCCCGGCCAGGGCGACAAGCAATACGCCCGTGGCGGTGTGGTGCCCTCGCATGTGTTTGAGCGCAGCAAAAAGGCTTACCCCATGCTGCGTTACGCCTGGAAAGACGCCAAGGCCGCGCTCGAATCGCTGGCTTCGGATGACGCCAATTTGGAGCAGGTGCAAGTCACTTACACCAACCCCGAAACCGGTGGTGATGCGGAAAACATTTTGGGTTTTTACGCCCTGATGCTGCGCCCCAGCCAGCGCCTGCGTTTGCCCGCTCGCTCGCCCGCGCAGGTCTTCCATGTGATTGAAGGCGCGGTGCAAGCACAAATCGTGGCCAGCACCTTCACCCTGCTTGAGGCCGACACCTGCTGCGCGCCTGGCTACGAGGCGGTGACTTTGACCAACCTGTTGGCGGACAAGCCCGCTTTTGTGTTCATCGCCGACGAATCGCCGCTGCACCGCAAACTGGGTGTGTACGAGAACCGGGGCTGA
- a CDS encoding 3-hydroxybenzoate 6-monooxygenase, with protein MSTASSQLPVIVAGGGIGGLAAALALVRQGFAVTVLEQAPEIGEIGAGIQIGPNGFHAFDALGVGEKARGRAVYTDFMVMHDAIDEYQVGKIPTDEKFRQRFGNPYAVIHRADVHLSLLEGAQETGQVQFHTSTRVVRIEQDDYSVTVWDQNGNAFKGCALIGADGVKSVVREQFVGDPARVTGHVVYRAVVDKKDFPQDLQWNAAAIWVGPNCHLVHYPLRGGEQYNVVVTFHSRQQEEWGVTEGSKEEVQSYFQGICPKARQLIDLPKTWKRWATADREPIGQWTYGRVTLLGDAAHPTTQYMAQGACMAMEDAVTLGEALRTHHNDWPKALDMYQRARVARTARIVLSSREMGRIYHAKGVERLVRNDLWRGRSPERFYDAMEWLYGWNVGNCLDTAQHKA; from the coding sequence ATGAGCACTGCATCGTCTCAACTCCCCGTCATCGTCGCTGGCGGTGGCATTGGCGGCCTGGCCGCAGCCCTGGCTTTGGTACGCCAGGGATTTGCCGTCACCGTGCTGGAACAAGCTCCCGAGATCGGCGAGATCGGCGCGGGCATCCAAATTGGACCGAACGGGTTTCATGCGTTTGACGCTTTGGGCGTCGGTGAGAAAGCCCGTGGCCGTGCCGTTTACACCGACTTCATGGTGATGCACGACGCGATTGACGAGTACCAAGTGGGCAAGATCCCCACCGATGAAAAGTTTCGCCAACGCTTTGGCAATCCTTATGCCGTTATCCACCGCGCCGATGTGCATTTGTCCTTGCTCGAAGGTGCGCAGGAGACCGGTCAGGTCCAATTCCATACCAGCACGCGTGTGGTGCGCATCGAGCAAGACGACTACAGCGTGACCGTGTGGGACCAAAACGGCAACGCTTTCAAGGGCTGCGCCCTCATCGGGGCCGATGGCGTCAAATCGGTGGTGCGAGAGCAGTTTGTGGGCGACCCGGCCCGCGTCACAGGCCATGTGGTGTACCGCGCCGTGGTCGACAAGAAAGACTTTCCGCAAGACCTGCAATGGAACGCCGCCGCCATCTGGGTGGGCCCCAACTGCCACCTGGTGCACTACCCGCTGCGTGGGGGCGAACAGTACAACGTGGTCGTGACCTTCCACAGCCGCCAGCAAGAAGAATGGGGCGTGACCGAGGGCAGTAAGGAAGAAGTGCAAAGCTACTTCCAGGGCATTTGCCCCAAAGCTCGCCAGCTGATCGACCTGCCCAAGACCTGGAAACGCTGGGCCACCGCCGACCGCGAGCCGATTGGCCAGTGGACCTATGGCCGCGTGACCCTGCTGGGTGACGCGGCCCACCCGACCACGCAGTACATGGCCCAAGGCGCCTGCATGGCCATGGAAGACGCCGTCACTTTGGGCGAAGCCCTGCGCACGCACCACAACGACTGGCCCAAAGCTTTGGACATGTACCAACGCGCCCGCGTGGCCCGCACGGCCCGCATCGTGCTGTCGAGCCGCGAGATGGGCCGCATTTACCACGCCAAAGGTGTGGAGCGCTTGGTGCGCAACGACCTGTGGCGCGGCCGCAGCCCCGAGCGCTTTTATGATGCGATGGAGTGGCTGTATGGCTGGAACGTGGGCAATTGCCTCGATACCGCACAACACAAGGCATAA